The genomic DNA TTTGATCTTTTCTCTTTTGTATTTTCAGATGAGAGGGGATCGAGATGTCGGATTATCCAGGGCTTCGAGCGCGATACGGTGAGGCTTTCTGGCGCGCGCATCATGAGGCGTGGAAGCGGAGTGATCTGAATCAACGGGAATATTGCGAGGCGCAGGAGATTTCGCTGAAGGCGTTCGGTAACTGGCGGGCGAAGTTCAAAGCCGAGCCTGAGGTGCCGCTGCGCAAGCTGCTCTACCGCCGTAGCGGTTCAAGTCACACCCTAAGTCACACCCTAAGTCACACCCTAAGTCACAGGGGAAGTCACAGCCCAAGTCACGGGACTTATCCCTCTTCGGCGGCGGCGCAGGGTCCCATTGTTCCGCCGGCGCGGCCGGGCCACCGGCGACGGTTCAGCGAGACCAACCGGCGGCAAATCCTCGCCGAGGCGGCCGAGCCGGGAGCGAGTGTGTCCGAGGTTGCGCGGCGCTATGGGATCGCCCGACGCGTCATCTGCCGGTGGCGGCAGGAGCTGGACAAGCCGGGTTTTGTGGAGGTCGCGATCACCGATAGGCCCGCCTCCGGCGAGGAGGGCGGGTGATGACTCTGCTGCCTCCCGGCGTGAAGGTGCATCTGGCGTTCGGCTATACCGATATGCGCAAAGGCATGGATAGCCTTAGCGTGCTGGTTCAGGAAGTGCTGCAGCAAGATCCCTTCTCCGGCCACCTCTTCGTATTTCGGGGCCGCAAGGCCAATCTGATCAAGGTCGTTTTCTGGGATGGGACCGGCTTTTGCCTTTTCACCAAGCGCCTTGAGCAGGGTGTCTTTCTCTGGCCGCCCAACATCGAGCCTGGCCGAACCTTGGCGCTCACCTCTGAGCAGCTGTCGGCTCTGCTCGAGGGGATCGACTGGCGTTCACCCGAGCGCCGATGGCGGCCCAGCGCCGCCGGATAATCTGGACGGGAGTTTGTAAGCTAAATCAATAAAATAGCTTTGTCGGCGCGCGCTGAGAGGCTAGACTCACTCATGCGCCTCGATCTCGAGAACCTGCCCTCCGACATTGATCTTCTGCACCGCTTGGTGCGCGACATGGCAAGCGCCGTGGAGACCCGCGACGATGAGATCGAGCGTCTCCAGCGCATCCTCAAGGCGCTTCGGCGCGGCCAGTTCGGGCGCCGCTCCGAGCGCCCCGATCCCGATCAGCTGGCCCTCGCGCTGGAAGACCTCGATGCAGACCTTGCTCGCATGGAATCCCGGCAATCACCGCCCGCGACGAAGGATGAGGGAAGCGGACCCGGTGGACGCCCCACGCTTGGCGATCATCTGCCGCGCGAGGATGTGACTTGCGATCTGGGGCATGAGCAGTGTCCCGACTGCGGCGGCGCGCTCCATGAGGTCGGCGAGAGTGTGAGCGAGATGCTCGACTGGGTCCCGGCCCAGCTGCGCGTCTTGCGCATTTGCCGCCCCAAGTACGGCTGCCGCGCCTGTAGCACGATCCACCAGGCCCCGGCGCCCGATCGGTTGATAACAAAGGGCCTGGCCACGGCAGGGCTGATCGCCCAGGTGCTGATCAGCAAGTACTGCGACCACACCCCGCTCTACCGGCAGGCTCAGATCTTCGCACGACATGGCGCCCGGATCGAACGCTCGACCCTGGCAGGCTGGGTGGCCGGTGCCAGCTGGTGGCTGGAGCCGCTGTACGCGCGGCTTGCCACCCATGTCTTCGCGTCGACCAAGCTCTTCGCCGACGACACGCCGCTGCCGGTGCTCGACCCGGGTCGAAGCCGGACCAAGACCGGGCGGCTCTGGGTCTATGCGCGCGACGACCGCCCCTGGGCCGGGCCGGATCCGCCGGCCGCCGTCTTCTTCTACAGCCCCGATCGCAAGGCATTGCGGCCAGCCTCCCATCTCGAAAACTTCAAGGGCGTGCTGCAGGTCGATGGCTATCCCGGCTTCGAGGCCCTCCCGGCCAACGGAGACATCCTGCTCGCCGCATGCTGGGCGCATGCCAGGCGTAAGTTTTATGAATTCCACCAGGCGACCGGATCGCCGATCGCCGCCGAGGCCTTGCGCCGCATCGCTGAACTCTACGCCGTTGATCTTCACGAACACTTCGTCCAGGTGCCAGCGCCACCGCGGGACGGCACGCAAGCTCTCTGCCCGTTTGTGCCTGATCTCCGCAGCAAACATGGGTCCGAAGCGGTTCCACCAGAACCGCACGGTGCGCAGCACCGCGCTACGCGCCGTGGCAGATATCGATCCCACGCTCGAACAGCAGATCTTCGACTTGCCGCAGGGAGAGAGGATAGCGGATGTAGAGCATCACCGTGAGGCGGATCACCTCCGGCAAGCTCTCGAAATAAGAGAAGGGATTGCGCATCGCCAGAGGCTACGGGTCGCGTCTCATCGCCTCAAGCTGCTTTGCTCTGACAAAGCCTCCACGACTAATGCCGCTATGCTGGACGTGAGGGCTACGCCACATGCCAGAGGGTTACCGGTCGTGTTTCCATGATCTGGATCATTGATAGGTTGTAGCGGTGTGCTTGCATTATGAACTGTTTTTTGGCGAATACTGTGCAACTCAATTGGCCGTGGCTCTGTTGAATGAGATCGCCTTGTGCCTGCGGAATAGGGTGGACCATCTCGGGTCTGCGGCAACGCAAAACCCTGAGTGAAACTACATCGCCTCCAGAAGTGTCGGCCGGCATGCAATCGTGTAGGAGGGTCAGATTCCCCCACTGCGTATCATGACATTCAACGTGGAGAATATGCTCGAGTGGTTATGGATTCGGGATTTCCAAAAGAAAAGCTTTAGAATCTTGCTTGACTTACAAAGTGAGGCCGACCGTGCTAATCTTAAGCATTCCCCGATAAGCAGAGAAAGGAATTGTGTGGCGAGACTTAAACCGCACTGAGCCTAAAACTAGGAAACATCATGCCATTAATATTCGTGCATGGCGTCAGTAATCGCAATACCCCAGCCTATCGGGAGAATGTAAGGGCCCGTGACGCCTTTCTTCGATCTCTCGTAATCCCAAGACTTGGCCTTGATCCGGCAACAGTTCAAATTCTGAATCCGTACTGGGGTGATCATGGCGCCCAGTTCCGTTGGGGTAATGCTTCATTGCCCGAGGCCTCCGATGATATGGAATCATTTGGATCCGGCCTCAACGCGCTCGACCTGCACATCGCCGCAAACGTATTAGGCGGCTCAGAAGAGCAGACAGACCTAGTTGCCATCGCCCATCGCTCACTTGCGGACGCTATTGATGTTATATGGTCCGCTGCCCTGCCGGGTGTTGACACCGATGAGAGAGCGTTTGAGCTGGCAGAGACCTTTCGACTGGCGTCTGACTATGCGATTGCAAATCCAAAGCCGAGTTGGCTAAATCAAGCTAACAACGATAACTTGGTTGATCTGCTGATCTACTATGTTAAGCAATATAACGATTCTTCTACTCCAACTAAAGAGACAGAGTGGGAAAGTTTCGGTGATAGCGGTCAGCTGTTGGAGCGCCTGAAGGAAGGCGTTAGTCGAATAATTTCACTTGCCCCCGATTCTGGAGGAGCGGCCGTTGTGGCGCTCGCCCGCACAAAGGCACATCTGGCGGCGTCGCAATTCATTGGCGATGTGCTCGAGTATCTGGCGAAGCGAGGTGTGGACACTGATCCTGGCCCGATTGTTGAGGACGTGCTGGCCGGTTTTCGGGCCGCTCGCAAGTTGGTAAGGCCGGAAGATCCCAAGTTTGTGATCCTCGGTCATAGCCTTGGCGGCGTGATCTCTTACGACATCCTAACCTATTTTGATGCCAGTCTAGAGGTCGATCTATTTGTGACGATCGGTTCACAAGTAGCTTTGTTTGAGGAGATGTCGCTCTACAAGATCAGCCGAAATGAGTTGCCCGAAAATCCGCCAGCGGAAAAACTCGGCACTCCAGTAAACATCAAGCGGTGGCTAAACGTGTTAGATATAAGCGATTTATTCGGTTTTCGTGCAGGGGCGGTGTTTGAAGGGGTTCAGGACTACAAGTATGATACGGGCTACGGTCTGATGAAGGCCCACAGCGGCTATTTCAGTCGCCCAAGCTTCTTCCGTCGCCTCGGTGAGCGGCTTGCGGAAAGTGATTCATGACGACTGTCTTTTCTCGCGAAAGGGACGAGGCTACCAAAGAACCTGGGACGCATGTACTCATAATCGGTGCTGGCGCATACCCACACTTGCTAGGCGGCACGGGCAAACTAGCTCGCAATCCCATGGGCCTGCAGCAACTATCATCGCCGCCGGTGTCTGCTAAAGATCTAGCTGCCTGGTTTGCAGCGCGCCAGGCGGATACGCCTGGAGACGTTGGCTTCTGGAATCCCTACGTGCCACTAGCTACAGTAGAGCTGTTAGTGTCTCCCTCCTCCGACCTGACGGAGGAAGCCACAAGAACGAATATCGAGAGCGCCTATGAAATTTGGATCAACCGCGTCAAAGAGAACGTACAGAATATTGGAATATTTTATTTCTGCGGTCATGGAGTTGCCGGGCGGAATGATTATGTGCTAC from Kiloniellales bacterium includes the following:
- a CDS encoding IS66 family transposase, with protein sequence MRLDLENLPSDIDLLHRLVRDMASAVETRDDEIERLQRILKALRRGQFGRRSERPDPDQLALALEDLDADLARMESRQSPPATKDEGSGPGGRPTLGDHLPREDVTCDLGHEQCPDCGGALHEVGESVSEMLDWVPAQLRVLRICRPKYGCRACSTIHQAPAPDRLITKGLATAGLIAQVLISKYCDHTPLYRQAQIFARHGARIERSTLAGWVAGASWWLEPLYARLATHVFASTKLFADDTPLPVLDPGRSRTKTGRLWVYARDDRPWAGPDPPAAVFFYSPDRKALRPASHLENFKGVLQVDGYPGFEALPANGDILLAACWAHARRKFYEFHQATGSPIAAEALRRIAELYAVDLHEHFVQVPAPPRDGTQALCPFVPDLRSKHGSEAVPPEPHGAQHRATRRGRYRSHARTADLRLAAGREDSGCRASP
- the tnpB gene encoding IS66 family insertion sequence element accessory protein TnpB (TnpB, as the term is used for proteins encoded by IS66 family insertion elements, is considered an accessory protein, since TnpC, encoded by a neighboring gene, is a DDE family transposase.), giving the protein MTLLPPGVKVHLAFGYTDMRKGMDSLSVLVQEVLQQDPFSGHLFVFRGRKANLIKVVFWDGTGFCLFTKRLEQGVFLWPPNIEPGRTLALTSEQLSALLEGIDWRSPERRWRPSAAG
- a CDS encoding transposase, with the translated sequence MSDYPGLRARYGEAFWRAHHEAWKRSDLNQREYCEAQEISLKAFGNWRAKFKAEPEVPLRKLLYRRSGSSHTLSHTLSHTLSHRGSHSPSHGTYPSSAAAQGPIVPPARPGHRRRFSETNRRQILAEAAEPGASVSEVARRYGIARRVICRWRQELDKPGFVEVAITDRPASGEEGG